In Deltaproteobacteria bacterium, the genomic window CCTCGTTATGATGTTGTGATGATGTTCAAGATTTTGGTGTTACAGAGGTATTACAATTTATCGGAGGAGCAGACGGAATTTCAGATCAACGATCGACTCACGTTCCAGAAGTTTTTGGGTTTCACGCTGGCAGATACTGTTCCTGACAAGAACACGATCTGGGATTTCAAAGAGAGTTTGAGTTTTGGTGATGGAGTGGAGAGGTTATTTAAGTGTTTTGAAAAACATTTACTGGAAGTTGGTCTTGTGGGACAGGAAGGCAAAATAATCGATGCCAGTTTTGTAGATGTGCCGCGACAGAGAAACAGACATGAGGATAATGAAGCGATCAAAAAAGGCGCAATTCCCATAGAGTTTGGAAAGAATAAAAACAAGTTGAGTCAAAAAGATACAGATGCGCGCTGGACGAAGAAGTATACTGCACCCCAGTTG contains:
- a CDS encoding transposase; protein product: MHKIKSLQYLIMLALRSCAILIICENMIQEGMTKTIERQEPGLFDYYNRMAKLSEKSSPMWKLDERVHWEMFRSEIEKLLQREAAGPGGRPRYDVVMMFKILVLQRYYNLSEEQTEFQINDRLTFQKFLGFTLADTVPDKNTIWDFKESLSFGDGVERLFKCFEKHLLEVGLVGQEGKIIDASFVDVPRQRNRHEDNEAIKKGAIPIEFGKNKNKLSQKDTDARWTKKYTAPQLTATVGWWREAVKKE